Below is a genomic region from Actinomadura sp. NAK00032.
GCCGCGGCCCCGCGCCCGCCCGTCACTTCTCCGGCTCGCCCATCACTTCTCCAGCGGGCGCAGCGCGGCCAGAGCGCGCTTCGTGACCTCTTCGACCGGGCCCGTCGCGTCGATGCCGACCAGGATGTTCTCGTCGGCGTAGAACTGCACCAGCGGCGACGTGTCGTGCCGGTACACCTCCAGGCGGTGCATGACGACCTCTTCCTTGTCGTCGTCCCGCTGGAACAGGTGGCCGCCGCAGTCGTCGCAGACGTCGTCCTGCTTGTCGTCGAAGTCGACGTGCCAGATCCGGCCGCACCGGTCGCAGGTGCGCCGGCCCGACAGCCGCCGGACGACCTCGTCCTCGTCGACGACGAGCTCCAGCACGATGTCGAGGCGCGCGTCCCACTCGGCGAGGATCTTCTTGAGCGTCTCCGCCTGCGGGACGTTGCGCGGGAACCCGTCCAGCAGGAACCCGTCGCGGGCGTCCTCCTCGCCCAGCCGGTCGCGCACCATCGCGATCGTGACCTCGTCGGGGACGAGGTCGCCGCGGTCCATGTACTGCTTGGCCTGCAGGCCGAGTTCGGTCCCGCCGCTGACGTTGGCGCGGAAGATGTCACCTGTCGAGATCTTCGGGACCGACAGATGAGATGCGATGAACTGGGCCTGCGTCCCCTTGCCCGCTCCCGGGGGGCCCACCAGCACGATACGCACTACCGGAGGAAGCCCTCGTAGTTGCGCTGCTGCAGCTGACTCTCGATCTGCTTCACGGTATCCAGTCCGACGCCGACGACGATGAGGATGCTCGCGCCACCGAAGGGGAAGTCCTGGGTCGCGTTCAGGAGTGCGAACGCCACCATGGGGATCAGGGACACGAGCCCCAGGTACAGCGCACCCGGCGCGGTGATCCGGGTCAGCACGAAGTCGAGGTATTCGGCGGTCGGCCGACCAGGACGGATACCTGGGATGAATCCACCATACTTCTTCATGTTGTCGGCCACTTCAGTGGGGTTGAACGTAATCGCCACGTAGAAGTAGGTGAAGAAGATGATCAAGACGAAGTAGAAGCCCATGTGCCAGGCGTTGTCCTGCTGCAGGTAGGGCTGGACCTTCTGCAGCCACTTGGTGTTGGGCCACAGCTGCGTCGCCAGGATCGGCAGGTACAGCAGCGAGGACGCGAAGATGATCGGGATGATGCCGGCCTGGTTCACCTTCAGCGGGATGTAGGTCGACGTCCCGCCGTACATGCGCCGGCCCACCATGCGCTTGGCGTACTGGACGGGGATCCGCCGCTGCGCCTGCTCGACGAACACGACGCCCGCCATGATGGCGAGGCCGACCAGGATCACGATCGCGAAGACGAAGCCGTTCTTGGCCTTGTAGATGCCCCAGAACTGGCCGGGGAAGACGGCCACGACCTGGGTGAAGATCAGGACGGACATGCCGTTGCCGACGCCGCGGTCGGTCATCAGCTCGCCCAGCCACATGATGACCGTGGTGCCCGCCACCATGCAGATCACCATCGTGATGATCGGGAAGACGCCGGTCTCGTAGAGGATGTCGCCACTGCCGGACACGCCCTGGAACAGCTGCCCGGTGCTCGCCATCGCCACGATGCCGGTGGCCTGCAGGATCGCCAGCCCCACCGTCAGGTAGCGGGTGTACTGTGTGATCTTCGTCGTGCCGGCCTGGCCCTCCTTCTTGAGGGCCTCCAGCCGCGGAATCACCACCACCAGCAGCTGCAGGATGATGCTCGCCGTGATGTACGGCATGATGCCCAGCGCGAAGATCGACAGCTTCAGCAGCGCGCCGCCGCTGAACAGGTCGACGAGACCGTAGAGCTGGTTGCTCTCCTTGGCCGCGTCCGCGGTGTCCTTCAGCACCTTCACGTTCACGTTCGGCGTCGGCAGGATCGAACCGATCCGGAACACCAAGATCATGAACAACGTGAACAGAAGTTTTTTACGCAGGTCAGGCGTACGGAAAGCCCGAGCGAACGCGGTCAGCACCATTCCTCCTGCGCGACTGGCGGGTTCACGGCCACCGAGGGGCCGGCTACAGCATGAGAACGGGCGGAGGATACCCGAGGAGACGCGTAAGTGCGCAATCTCACGCGAGTCGCCTTCGCCCGTAGGACTCTAACAGCAGATGACACCGGGGCCGCCTCGCCTTTCCCAGAGCCTTCACGGCCCCGGGCGCTCGGCGAGCACGGCCCCGGCATCGGATGTCGTCCTTCTTACAGCTCGTCGGTGGACCCACCGGCGGCGGCGATCTTCTCCTTGGCGGTGCCGGAGAAGGCGTGCGCCTTCACCTGGACCGCGACGGAGATCTCGCCGGTGCCGAGGACCTTGACCGGACGGCCGCCGCGCACCGCGCCCTTGGCCGCCAGGTCCTCCGCCGTGACCTCGCCGCCCTCGGGGTAGAGCGCGGCGAGCTTGTCCAGGTTCACGACCTGGAACTCGACCCGGTTCGGGTTCTTGAAGCCCTTCAGCTTCGGCACCCGGCGGATGAGCGGCATCTGGCCGCCCTCGAACCCGACGGGGACGGTGCTGCGGGCCTTGGTGCCCTTGGTGCCGCGGCCCGCGGTCTTGCCCTTGGACGCCTCGCCGCGGCCCTTGCGGGTCTTGGCCTTGTTGGCGCCGGGGGCCGGACGCAGGTCGTGGACCTTGAGCGGGGTTCCCTCGGAGGTGTCCTTACCGAGATCAGCCGCCATGTCAGTCGACCTCCTCGACGGCGACCAGGTGCGCCACCGTCCGGATCATGCCGAGCACCTCGGGGCGGTCCTCGCGGACCACGCTCTGCCCGATCTTCTTCAGGCCGAGGGTGCGCAGCGTGTCACGCTGGTTCTGCTTCTCGCTGATCACGGACTTGGTCTGCGTGATCTTCAGGTTCGTCATGACGACGCGGCCTCCGCCCTGGGCTCGCTGCCCGCCGCGCGGGCGCGCAGCATGGCCGCCGGGGCGACGTCCTCGATCGGCAGGCCGCGCTTGGCCGCGATCTCCTCCGGACGCTTCAGCGCCTTCAGCCCCGCGATCGTGGCGTGCACGATGTTGATGGCGTTGTCGCTGCCCAGCGACTTGCTCAGCACGTCGTGGATGCCGGCGGCCTCCAGGACGGCGCGCACCGGACCACCGGCGATGACGCCGGTACCGGGGCTGGCCGGACGCAGCAGGACCTCGCCCGCCGCGTCCCGCGCCTGCACCAGGTGCGGGATGGTGCCCTGGATCCGCGGCACCTTGAAGAAGTGCTTCTTGGCCTCTTCGACGCCCTTGGCGATCGCCGCGGGCACCTCCTTGGCCTTGCCGTAGCCGACGCCGACGGTGCCGTTGCCGTCACCGACGATCACCAGGGCGGTGAAGCTGAAGCGACGCCCGCCCTTGACGACCTTGGCGACACGGTTGATCGCCACGACCTTCTCGATGTACGACTGGCCCTTGTCGGCGCCACCGCGGCGGTCGTCGCGGCGGTCGCGACGGTCGCCACCCTGACCGCCGCCACGCCTCTGCGCTGCCATCAGTGGTTCCTTCCGATAAAGGTGGTGGGTGGGGGCTGGAGGACGGTCATCAGAGCTCCAGGCCCCCCTCGCGCGCACCGTCCGCTACAGCGGCGATGCGGCCGTGGTACTTGTGCCCACCGCGGTCGAACACGACCGAGTGGACGCCGGCGTCCTGGGCCCGGCGGGCGACGAGCTCGCCGACCTTGCGGGACTTGGCCGTCTTGTCGCCGGAGTCGGCGCGCAGGTCGGCCTCCATCGTCGACGCGCTGGCCAGCGTGTGGCCCTTGTCGTCGTCGATGACCTGGACGAACACGTGCCGGCTGGAGCGGGTCACGACCAGGCGAGGCCGCGCGGCGCTGCCCACGACCTTCTTCCGGACCCGCAGGTGCCGGCGCTTGCGGGACTTGGCCCGCGCCGACGTGGCCTTCGCGGCCAGGGTCTTGGTGCCTGCCATGACTACTTACCAGCCTTTCCGACCTTGCGGCGGATCTGCTCACCTTCGTAGCGCACGCCCTTGCCCTTGTACGGGTCGGGCTTGCGCAGCTTGCGGATGCGGGCGGCGATCTCGCCGACAAGCTGCTTGTCGATGCCCTCGACGGTCAGCTGCGTCGGCCGCTCGACCGTGAACTTGATGCCGTCCGGGGCCTCGAACGGGATCGGGTGGCTGTAGCCGAGGGAGAACTCGACGTTCTGCCCCTTGGCCACCACCCGGTAGCCGACGCCCTGGATGACCAGGGTCTTCTTGTAGCCGTCGGTCACCCCGACGACCATGTTGTTGATCAGCGTCCGCGTGAGCCCGTGCAGCCCGCGCACCTTGTTCACATCGTTCGGCCGGGTGACGACGATCGTGCCGTCCTCCTGGCTGACCTCGATGGGCTCGGCGACGGTGTGCGACAGCGTGCCCTTCGGCCCCTTGACGGTGACCTCCCGGCCGTCGAGGCTCACCTCGACACCGCTGGGCACGGTGATGGGAAGACGTCCAATACGAGACATTGTTCGGTACCTCCCCTCACCAGACGTAGGCGAGGACTTCCCCGCCCACGCCGCGCTTGCCCGCCTGACGGTCGGTCATCAGGCCGGAGGACGTCGAGATGATCGCGACGCCCAGTCCGCCCAGGACCCTCGGCAGGTTGTCCTTCTTCGCGTACACGCGCAGACCCGGCTTCGAGACGCGCTTGATGCCGGCGATCGAACGCTCCCGGGTCGGGCCGAACTTGAGCTCGATCAGGAGCTCCTTGCCCACCTTGGCGTCCTGCACGTTCCAGCCCGAGATGTAGCCCTCCTGCTGGAGGATCTCGGCGATGTGCGCCTTGATCTTCGAGTACGGCATCGCCACTGAGTCGTGGTACGCCGAATTCGCGTTGCGCAGACGCGTCAGCATGTCTGCGATCGGGTCGGTCATCGTCATGGCCTACAGGCCCTCCCTCGCCACGGTTTCCTCGGGTTGATGCGGCCCGTGGACCTTTGGCGCGGTCGTGGACGCCCTCTCGGGCGCCCGGTTGGTCATTACAGGCCGGTGTCCGCCCCCGGGGCCTGCGCCCCGGGGGAGGCGGTCACCAGCTGGACTTCGTGATGCCGGGCAGCTCGCCGCGGTGGGCCATCTCCCGGAAGCACACCCGGCAGAGGCCGAACTTCCGGTAGACGGAGCGCGGACGCCCGCAGCGCGAGCAACGAGTGTACGCGCGCACCTCGAACTTCGGCTTCCGCGCCGCCTTGGCGATCAGCGACTTCTTCGCCATGCTCAGCTCTCCTTGTTGCGATCCTCAGCCGGATGACCGGCTGCCGTGGAAGCTCAGGCTTCCTTGAAGGGGAAGCCCAGGAGCTTGAGCAGCGCCCGGCCCTCGTCGTCGGTCTTCGCGCTGGTCACGACCGTGATGTCCATGCCCCGCTGCCGGTCGACCTTGTCCGGGTCAACCTCGTGGAACATGACCTGCTCGGTCAGCCCGAAGGTGTAGTTGCCGTTGCCGTCGAACTGCTTCGGCGACAGGCCGCGGAAGTCGCGGATGCGGGGCAGCGCGGTGGCGAGCAGCCGGTCCAGGAACTCCCACATGCGGTCGCCGCGCAGCGTGGCGTGCGCGCCGATCGGCATGCCCTCGCGCAGCTTGAACTGCGCGATGGACTTGCGGGCCCGGTTGACCGCCGGCTTCTGGCCGGTGATCAGCGACAGGTCGCGGATCGCGCCCTCGATCAGCTTGGCGTCCTTGGCCGCGTCGCCGACGCCCATGTTGACCACGATCTTGGTCAGCGTGGGGATCTGCATGACGTTGGCGTAGCCGAACTGCTCGCGCATCTGCCCCGCGATCTCCTCGCGGTAGCGGACCTTGAGCCTCGGCGTCGGCACGGGACGCTCGGTGACGGTCTCGGTCATCGGTCTCAGATCTCCTTACCGCTACGGCGCGAGATCCGAACCTTCGTGCCGTCGTCGTTGATGCGGTAACCGACCCGTACCGGCTTGCCGTCCTCGACGATGGCGACGTTGCTGG
It encodes:
- the rpsE gene encoding 30S ribosomal protein S5, with the translated sequence MMAAQRRGGGQGGDRRDRRDDRRGGADKGQSYIEKVVAINRVAKVVKGGRRFSFTALVIVGDGNGTVGVGYGKAKEVPAAIAKGVEEAKKHFFKVPRIQGTIPHLVQARDAAGEVLLRPASPGTGVIAGGPVRAVLEAAGIHDVLSKSLGSDNAINIVHATIAGLKALKRPEEIAAKRGLPIEDVAPAAMLRARAAGSEPRAEAASS
- a CDS encoding adenylate kinase, whose product is MRIVLVGPPGAGKGTQAQFIASHLSVPKISTGDIFRANVSGGTELGLQAKQYMDRGDLVPDEVTIAMVRDRLGEEDARDGFLLDGFPRNVPQAETLKKILAEWDARLDIVLELVVDEDEVVRRLSGRRTCDRCGRIWHVDFDDKQDDVCDDCGGHLFQRDDDKEEVVMHRLEVYRHDTSPLVQFYADENILVGIDATGPVEEVTKRALAALRPLEK
- the rplF gene encoding 50S ribosomal protein L6 translates to MSRIGRLPITVPSGVEVSLDGREVTVKGPKGTLSHTVAEPIEVSQEDGTIVVTRPNDVNKVRGLHGLTRTLINNMVVGVTDGYKKTLVIQGVGYRVVAKGQNVEFSLGYSHPIPFEAPDGIKFTVERPTQLTVEGIDKQLVGEIAARIRKLRKPDPYKGKGVRYEGEQIRRKVGKAGK
- the rpsH gene encoding 30S ribosomal protein S8, with the protein product MTMTDPIADMLTRLRNANSAYHDSVAMPYSKIKAHIAEILQQEGYISGWNVQDAKVGKELLIELKFGPTRERSIAGIKRVSKPGLRVYAKKDNLPRVLGGLGVAIISTSSGLMTDRQAGKRGVGGEVLAYVW
- a CDS encoding type Z 30S ribosomal protein S14, coding for MAKKSLIAKAARKPKFEVRAYTRCSRCGRPRSVYRKFGLCRVCFREMAHRGELPGITKSSW
- the rplR gene encoding 50S ribosomal protein L18 yields the protein MAGTKTLAAKATSARAKSRKRRHLRVRKKVVGSAARPRLVVTRSSRHVFVQVIDDDKGHTLASASTMEADLRADSGDKTAKSRKVGELVARRAQDAGVHSVVFDRGGHKYHGRIAAVADGAREGGLEL
- the secY gene encoding preprotein translocase subunit SecY → MLTAFARAFRTPDLRKKLLFTLFMILVFRIGSILPTPNVNVKVLKDTADAAKESNQLYGLVDLFSGGALLKLSIFALGIMPYITASIILQLLVVVIPRLEALKKEGQAGTTKITQYTRYLTVGLAILQATGIVAMASTGQLFQGVSGSGDILYETGVFPIITMVICMVAGTTVIMWLGELMTDRGVGNGMSVLIFTQVVAVFPGQFWGIYKAKNGFVFAIVILVGLAIMAGVVFVEQAQRRIPVQYAKRMVGRRMYGGTSTYIPLKVNQAGIIPIIFASSLLYLPILATQLWPNTKWLQKVQPYLQQDNAWHMGFYFVLIIFFTYFYVAITFNPTEVADNMKKYGGFIPGIRPGRPTAEYLDFVLTRITAPGALYLGLVSLIPMVAFALLNATQDFPFGGASILIVVGVGLDTVKQIESQLQQRNYEGFLR
- the rpmD gene encoding 50S ribosomal protein L30; the encoded protein is MTNLKITQTKSVISEKQNQRDTLRTLGLKKIGQSVVREDRPEVLGMIRTVAHLVAVEEVD
- the rplE gene encoding 50S ribosomal protein L5; amino-acid sequence: MTETVTERPVPTPRLKVRYREEIAGQMREQFGYANVMQIPTLTKIVVNMGVGDAAKDAKLIEGAIRDLSLITGQKPAVNRARKSIAQFKLREGMPIGAHATLRGDRMWEFLDRLLATALPRIRDFRGLSPKQFDGNGNYTFGLTEQVMFHEVDPDKVDRQRGMDITVVTSAKTDDEGRALLKLLGFPFKEA
- the rplO gene encoding 50S ribosomal protein L15 → MAADLGKDTSEGTPLKVHDLRPAPGANKAKTRKGRGEASKGKTAGRGTKGTKARSTVPVGFEGGQMPLIRRVPKLKGFKNPNRVEFQVVNLDKLAALYPEGGEVTAEDLAAKGAVRGGRPVKVLGTGEISVAVQVKAHAFSGTAKEKIAAAGGSTDEL